From a single Muntiacus reevesi chromosome 14, mMunRee1.1, whole genome shotgun sequence genomic region:
- the TLX3 gene encoding T-cell leukemia homeobox protein 3, whose product MEASAGAQTPHPHEPISFGIDQILNSPDQESAPAPRGPDGASYLGGPPGGRPGATYPSLPTSFAGLGAPFEDAGSYSVNLSLAPAGVIRVPAHRPLPGAVPPPLPSALPAMPSVPTVSSLGGLNFPWMESSRRFVKDRFTAAAALTPFTVTRRIGHPYQNRTPPKRKKPRTSFSRVQICELEKRFHRQKYLASAERAALAKSLKMTDAQVKTWFQNRRTKWRRQTAEEREAERQQASRLMLQLQHDAFQKSLNDSIQPDPLCLHNSSLFALQNLQPWEEDSSKVPAVTSLV is encoded by the exons ATGGAGGCGTCCGCCGGCGCGCAGACCCCGCACCCGCACGAGCCCATCAGCTTCGGCATCGACCAGATCCTCAACAGCCCGGACCAGGAGAGCGCACCAGCCCCGCGGGGCCCCGACGGCGCCAGCTACCTAGGAGGGCCCCCCGGGGGCCGCCCGGGCGCCACGTACCCGTCTCTGCCCACCTCCTTTGCCGGCCTCGGCGCGCCCTTCGAGGACGCGGGATCTTATAGTGTCAACCTGAGCCTGGCGCCCGCCGGCGTGATCCGGGTGCCAGCGCACAGGCCACTGCCCGGGGCCGTGCCGCCGCCTCTGCCTAGCGCGCTGCCTGCCATGCCCTCCGTGCCCACGGTCTCCAGCCTGGGCGGCCTCAATTTCCCCTGGATGGAGAGCAGCCGCCGCTTCGTAAAAGATCGTTTCACAG CGGCGGCGGCGCTCACGCCCTTCACCGTGACCCGGCGCATCGGCCACCCTTACCAGAACAGGACGCCGCCCAAGCGTAAGAAGCCGCGTACGTCCTTTTCTCGGGTGCAGATTTGCGAGCTGGAAAAGCGCTTCCACCGCCAGAAGTACCTGGCTTCGGCCGAGAGGGCGGCGCTCGCTAAGTCCCTCAAAATGACGGACGCGCAGGTCAAGACCTGGTTCCAAAACCGGAGGACCAAGTGGCG GCGGCAGACGGCGGAGGAGCGGGAGGCGGAGCGGCAGCAGGCGAGCCGGCTCATGCTGCAGCTGCAACACGACGCCTTCCAAAAGAGCCTCAACGACTCTATCCAGCCCGACCCGCTGTGTCTGCACAACTCGTCGCTCTTTGCGCTGCAGAATCTGCAGCCCTGGGAGGAGGACAGCTCCAAGGTCCCCGCAGTCACCTCTCTGGTGTGA